In Arthrobacter alpinus, a single window of DNA contains:
- a CDS encoding ABC transporter substrate-binding protein: MRPGRISKVLAAAAVVALSLAACTPTPPAPTETTAVPTAVDGGNLTVLESEPFTSFNPTSVTGNSLTNSRISSATHSGFSSVDSALNIVKNEQFGKYEKVKDDPLTIKYTINSGVQWSDGAPVTADDLFLEWAAASGYFNDATLDAKFAVKSGTAYFHSAGDNSGLARTAIPVISDDRASLTLSYTSQFSDWETALGSTVSVPAHIVAVRAGLKDAESLTTLLKSMEKGDPAKPAAVNPTLRKVADFWNTGFDTKGMPDPTLALSNGPFLVNGITADKELILTRNLDYTWGAAPKLDTLTVHYENDPDKQVAALEDQTADVISPAVTAERIAALTALQDKGVALQQGQGLGFDQVVLNFKGVLADPNLRSAFLHTVPRQEIVDQVAKPLDPKAEVLNSFVFRPAQIPYKESARSNGVDTYSVPAVDATATPAPDQAKELLDGAKPTVRILYNSGDPERVKEYSLIAAAATKAGFVVTDAGKGADQWLDSLKDGAFDVALYGWTSNPTGSVQVPQVFRTGGISNLNNFSNTVVDQLTEQLALNPDMAKQNALKMQIDRLVIEAGYGLPLFQRTALSASGQHATGVAYSPLALGPWQSVAQWAYVK, translated from the coding sequence ATGCGGCCCGGACGCATTTCCAAAGTACTGGCAGCGGCCGCAGTCGTGGCACTATCCCTGGCAGCGTGCACACCCACGCCGCCAGCGCCCACCGAGACCACGGCAGTTCCAACGGCTGTGGATGGCGGGAACCTCACGGTTCTGGAGAGCGAGCCCTTCACCTCGTTTAACCCCACGAGCGTCACTGGCAATTCGCTGACGAACTCCCGTATTTCCTCCGCTACTCACTCAGGGTTCAGCTCCGTGGACAGTGCCTTGAACATCGTCAAGAACGAGCAGTTTGGCAAGTATGAAAAGGTCAAGGACGATCCTCTGACCATCAAATACACCATCAACAGCGGCGTGCAATGGTCCGACGGCGCGCCCGTGACGGCCGATGACCTCTTCCTGGAATGGGCCGCCGCCTCGGGCTATTTCAACGATGCCACCCTGGATGCGAAATTCGCCGTCAAGAGCGGTACAGCCTACTTCCACTCGGCGGGGGACAACTCGGGGCTGGCCCGCACCGCAATTCCTGTGATCAGTGACGACCGCGCCTCCCTGACGCTGAGCTACACGTCTCAATTCTCGGATTGGGAGACCGCCCTCGGCTCCACCGTCAGCGTCCCGGCCCATATTGTGGCCGTGCGCGCCGGGCTCAAGGACGCCGAATCACTCACAACGCTGCTCAAAAGCATGGAAAAGGGGGACCCTGCCAAACCCGCCGCGGTCAACCCGACGCTACGGAAGGTGGCGGATTTCTGGAACACCGGCTTCGACACCAAGGGCATGCCTGACCCGACCCTGGCTCTGTCCAACGGGCCCTTCCTGGTCAATGGCATCACCGCGGACAAAGAACTCATCCTTACCCGAAACCTCGATTACACATGGGGAGCCGCCCCCAAGCTGGACACCCTCACGGTCCATTACGAGAATGATCCGGACAAGCAGGTCGCGGCACTTGAAGATCAAACGGCGGACGTGATCTCTCCCGCCGTCACCGCGGAACGGATAGCTGCGCTCACGGCGTTGCAGGACAAGGGCGTTGCCCTGCAGCAGGGGCAGGGGCTCGGTTTCGACCAGGTGGTGCTGAACTTCAAGGGTGTTCTTGCCGATCCGAATCTGCGAAGCGCATTCCTCCACACCGTGCCCCGCCAGGAGATCGTGGATCAGGTGGCCAAGCCCCTTGATCCCAAGGCCGAGGTTCTGAACTCCTTCGTGTTCCGCCCCGCACAAATTCCCTACAAGGAATCTGCCAGAAGCAATGGCGTTGACACCTACTCGGTCCCTGCCGTGGATGCCACCGCAACGCCGGCGCCCGATCAGGCCAAGGAACTGCTCGACGGCGCCAAGCCCACCGTGCGCATCCTCTACAATTCTGGCGATCCGGAGCGCGTCAAGGAGTACTCCTTGATTGCCGCCGCAGCCACGAAGGCCGGGTTTGTTGTTACAGATGCTGGCAAGGGCGCCGATCAGTGGCTCGATTCACTCAAGGACGGAGCCTTTGACGTTGCCCTCTACGGGTGGACCAGCAACCCCACCGGTTCCGTCCAGGTGCCACAAGTCTTTAGGACGGGTGGCATTTCCAACTTGAACAACTTCTCCAATACCGTGGTGGATCAGCTCACGGAGCAGCTTGCGCTCAACCCTGACATGGCGAAGCAAAACGCTCTAAAGATGCAGATCGATCGGCTCGTCATTGAAGCAGGCTACGGTTTGCCGCTCTTTCAACGCACGGCCCTGAGCGCCAGCGGCCAGCACGCCACGGGAGTGGCCTACTCGCCATTGGCCCTGGGGCCGTGGCAAAGCGTTGCCCAGTGGGCTTACGTCAAATAA
- the typA gene encoding translational GTPase TypA: MSDLSLNTASRNDLRNVAIVAHVDHGKTTLVDAMLQQTHAFAAHGDVTERVMDSGDLEREKGITILAKNTTVAYNGPSANGLAMTINVIDTPGHADFGGEVERGLSMVDGVVLLVDASEGPLPQTRFVLRKALAAKLPVILLVNKTDRPDARIDEVVAESMDLLLGLASDMADEVPDLDLDAVLNVPVVYASGRLGRASTVQPENGAAPDNEDLEPLFKVIMDHIPAPTYNPEGVLQAHVTNLDASPFLGRLALLRIFNGTLHKGQTVAWCRQDGTVKSVKITELLATKALTRVPAESAGPGEIVAVAGIEDITIGETLTDVDNPQPLPLITVDPPAISMTIGINTSPIAGRVKGHKVTARQVKDRLDKELVGNVSLNVLPTERPDAWEVQGRGELALSILVEQMRREGFELTVGKPQVVTKLVDGKVHEPMEHMTIDVPEEYLGGVTQLLAARKGRMTNMANHGTGWCRMEFVVPARGLIGFRTRFMTDTRGAGIAASISEGYEPWAGPIEYRTNGSIVADRSGVVTPFAMIKLQERMNFFVQPTSEVYEGMIVGENSRADDMDVNITKEKQLTNMRAASSDTFENMTPPRNLTLEESLEFAREDECVEVTPEAVRIRKLILNAGDRAKQYRSRAKN; encoded by the coding sequence ATGAGCGATCTTTCCCTCAATACTGCCTCGCGCAATGACCTGCGCAACGTCGCCATTGTGGCGCACGTTGACCATGGAAAGACGACCCTGGTCGACGCCATGCTCCAGCAGACGCACGCATTCGCCGCTCACGGTGACGTTACTGAGCGCGTCATGGACTCCGGTGACCTGGAGCGCGAAAAGGGCATCACCATTCTGGCCAAGAACACGACCGTTGCTTACAACGGCCCCTCGGCCAATGGTCTGGCCATGACCATCAACGTCATCGACACCCCCGGCCACGCCGACTTCGGTGGCGAAGTTGAGCGCGGTCTGTCCATGGTTGACGGAGTTGTTCTTCTCGTTGACGCTTCTGAAGGCCCGCTGCCGCAGACCCGCTTCGTGCTGCGTAAGGCACTGGCTGCAAAGCTCCCCGTAATCCTTTTGGTCAACAAGACCGACCGTCCCGATGCTCGCATCGACGAGGTTGTTGCTGAGTCCATGGACCTGCTCCTGGGCCTCGCCTCCGACATGGCTGACGAAGTTCCGGACCTGGACCTCGACGCCGTTCTGAACGTTCCGGTTGTTTACGCATCCGGCAGGCTGGGCCGCGCCTCCACCGTGCAGCCCGAGAACGGTGCCGCACCGGACAACGAAGACCTTGAGCCGCTGTTCAAGGTCATCATGGACCACATCCCGGCCCCCACCTACAACCCGGAAGGTGTCCTGCAGGCGCACGTCACCAACCTGGATGCTTCACCGTTCCTGGGCCGTCTGGCTCTGCTGCGTATCTTCAACGGCACCCTGCACAAGGGCCAGACCGTTGCCTGGTGCCGCCAGGATGGCACGGTTAAGTCTGTCAAGATCACCGAACTCCTCGCCACCAAGGCATTGACCCGTGTTCCGGCCGAGTCCGCTGGCCCCGGTGAAATCGTTGCTGTTGCAGGTATCGAAGACATCACCATTGGTGAAACCCTGACCGACGTTGACAACCCGCAGCCGTTGCCGCTGATCACGGTTGACCCGCCGGCCATCTCCATGACCATTGGTATTAACACGTCCCCGATCGCCGGCCGCGTCAAGGGCCACAAGGTCACCGCCCGCCAGGTCAAGGATCGCCTTGACAAGGAACTCGTCGGTAACGTTTCCTTGAACGTTCTCCCGACCGAGCGTCCCGACGCCTGGGAAGTACAGGGCCGTGGCGAATTGGCTCTGTCCATCCTCGTTGAGCAGATGCGTCGTGAAGGCTTCGAACTGACCGTTGGCAAGCCGCAGGTTGTTACCAAGCTGGTTGACGGCAAGGTTCACGAGCCGATGGAACACATGACCATCGACGTCCCCGAAGAGTACTTGGGTGGCGTAACCCAGCTCCTGGCAGCTCGCAAGGGCCGTATGACCAACATGGCCAACCACGGTACCGGCTGGTGCCGCATGGAATTCGTCGTTCCTGCCCGTGGCCTGATCGGTTTCCGTACCCGCTTCATGACCGACACCCGCGGTGCCGGTATCGCAGCCTCCATCTCTGAAGGCTACGAGCCGTGGGCCGGCCCGATCGAATACCGCACCAACGGTTCAATCGTGGCTGACCGCTCCGGTGTCGTCACCCCGTTTGCGATGATCAAGCTCCAGGAACGCATGAACTTCTTCGTGCAGCCCACCTCCGAGGTATACGAGGGCATGATCGTTGGCGAGAACTCACGCGCCGATGACATGGACGTGAACATCACGAAGGAAAAGCAGCTCACCAACATGCGTGCAGCTTCCTCGGACACCTTCGAGAACATGACGCCGCCGCGCAACCTCACCTTGGAAGAGTCACTTGAATTCGCTCGCGAAGACGAGTGTGTTGAGGTTACCCCTGAGGCAGTTCGTATCCGTAAGTTGATCCTCAACGCCGGAGACCGCGCCAAGCAGTACCGCTCACGCGCCAAGAACTAA
- a CDS encoding peptide ABC transporter substrate-binding protein: MRFSRTSKALGLAAVVALSLSACGGGTGGDTTATGDTTKVITANGTEPENGLLPADTNEVGGGRVMDLIFSGLVSYDADGKPVNEVADSIESSDSTNYTIKLKAGKTFSDGTPVTAKSFVDAWNFGAAAKNAQKNSYFFESIKGYDKVSAEGSTEAAMEGLKVVDDTTFTVQLSQAESDFPLRLGYTAFFPLPESAFADPKAFGQNPVGNGPYVIAADGWKHDVSIALVPNEKYDGPSKAQNGGVTFTLYASFDAAYTDVQSDNLDVLDQVPPSNLQNFQTDFEGRFINQAYAGNATMTIPSYMPEFQGEAGQLRRQAISMAIDRQQIIDKIFYGNKKIATEFTSPVIDGYEAALPGSEVLKFDATKAKELWAKADAISPWPADKVFTVSSNIDGAGNKEYITAMANQIATNLGIKAELNPIATFKQMRELVNSKKLTGASRAGWQADYPSLYNFLGPLYGTGAGSNDGDYSSAEFDAKLKAGLAATSVEEGNKLFNEAQEILLKDLPVVPLWYQAVQGVWSNNVTNVKFGWNGVPIYSEITAK, from the coding sequence ATGCGTTTCTCACGCACTTCCAAAGCATTGGGCCTGGCGGCAGTTGTTGCCCTGTCCCTGTCCGCATGTGGTGGCGGTACCGGTGGCGACACCACTGCAACCGGCGACACAACCAAGGTCATCACCGCTAACGGCACAGAGCCGGAAAACGGCCTGTTGCCCGCTGACACCAACGAAGTTGGTGGCGGTCGCGTCATGGACCTCATCTTCAGTGGCTTGGTCAGCTACGACGCAGATGGCAAGCCCGTCAACGAAGTTGCCGATTCCATCGAATCAAGCGATTCCACCAACTACACCATCAAGTTGAAGGCCGGCAAGACCTTCAGCGATGGCACCCCCGTCACGGCCAAGAGCTTCGTTGACGCGTGGAACTTCGGTGCAGCCGCTAAGAACGCACAGAAAAACTCCTACTTCTTCGAGTCCATCAAGGGTTACGACAAGGTTTCTGCAGAAGGTTCCACCGAGGCCGCCATGGAGGGCTTGAAGGTTGTCGATGACACCACCTTCACCGTCCAGCTTTCTCAAGCCGAGTCTGACTTCCCGCTGCGCCTTGGCTACACCGCGTTCTTCCCGCTGCCCGAGTCGGCTTTCGCGGACCCGAAGGCGTTCGGCCAGAACCCGGTAGGCAACGGCCCGTATGTCATCGCTGCCGATGGTTGGAAGCACGATGTTTCCATCGCCCTGGTCCCGAATGAGAAGTACGACGGCCCGAGCAAGGCACAGAACGGTGGCGTGACCTTCACGCTCTACGCTTCCTTCGATGCCGCTTACACCGATGTTCAGTCTGACAACTTGGACGTTTTGGATCAGGTGCCGCCGAGCAACCTGCAGAACTTCCAGACAGACTTCGAAGGCCGCTTCATCAACCAGGCTTACGCTGGCAACGCCACCATGACGATCCCGAGCTACATGCCCGAGTTCCAGGGTGAAGCCGGACAGCTGCGTCGCCAGGCAATATCCATGGCCATCGATCGTCAGCAGATCATCGACAAGATCTTCTACGGCAACAAGAAGATCGCCACCGAATTCACCTCACCGGTCATCGACGGCTATGAAGCCGCCCTCCCCGGTTCCGAGGTTCTCAAGTTCGACGCCACCAAGGCCAAGGAACTCTGGGCAAAGGCTGACGCCATCAGCCCGTGGCCGGCCGACAAGGTCTTCACCGTCTCCTCGAACATCGATGGTGCCGGCAACAAGGAATACATCACGGCCATGGCCAACCAGATTGCCACCAACCTGGGCATTAAGGCTGAGCTTAACCCGATCGCCACCTTCAAGCAGATGCGTGAACTGGTCAACTCCAAGAAGCTCACCGGTGCATCACGCGCCGGTTGGCAGGCTGACTACCCGTCGCTCTACAACTTCCTGGGCCCGCTGTACGGCACCGGTGCAGGTTCCAACGACGGTGACTACTCCAGCGCTGAATTCGACGCAAAGCTGAAGGCCGGCCTTGCAGCAACCAGCGTTGAAGAAGGCAACAAGCTCTTCAACGAAGCTCAGGAAATCCTCCTCAAGGACCTGCCGGTTGTGCCCCTGTGGTACCAGGCAGTTCAGGGTGTATGGAGCAACAACGTCACCAACGTGAAGTTTGGTTGGAACGGCGTGCCGATCTACAGCGAGATTACCGCTAAGTAA
- a CDS encoding ABC transporter permease codes for MVMFAFRRFLQLIPVFFGATLLVYFLVFATPGDPISALSGGKPMAPAVEAALRAQYNLDQPFWVQYGLYLKNLVTLNLGQTFSGQEVSAVIARAYPVTARLAIMALAIEAIFGVFFGVIAGLRKGKLFDSTVLVASLVVIAVPTFVLGFVLQLVVGVKLGWARPTVSGGAPWNELLLPAIVLGLVSLAYVIRLTRTSIAENMNADYVRTATAKGLSRRRVVVVHILRNSLIPVITFLGADLGALMGGAIVTEGIFNVPGVGNLLYKAILKGESATVVAVVSILVIVFVVANLVVDLLYAWLDPRIRYV; via the coding sequence ATGGTGATGTTCGCTTTCCGCCGCTTCCTGCAGCTGATACCCGTATTCTTCGGGGCCACGCTGTTGGTTTACTTTTTGGTCTTCGCCACCCCTGGAGACCCCATTTCCGCCTTGTCGGGCGGCAAGCCGATGGCCCCCGCCGTCGAAGCCGCGCTCAGGGCCCAGTACAACCTGGACCAACCTTTTTGGGTCCAGTACGGTTTGTACCTTAAAAACTTGGTCACCTTGAACCTCGGCCAAACCTTCTCAGGCCAGGAAGTCTCGGCAGTTATTGCCCGGGCCTACCCTGTAACGGCCCGCCTGGCCATCATGGCCCTGGCCATTGAAGCGATCTTTGGCGTGTTCTTCGGAGTTATTGCCGGCCTGCGCAAGGGCAAGCTCTTCGACAGCACCGTTTTGGTTGCGTCTTTGGTTGTCATCGCCGTCCCCACCTTCGTTCTAGGCTTCGTGCTGCAGCTGGTCGTTGGCGTTAAGCTCGGTTGGGCTCGCCCCACCGTCAGCGGTGGTGCGCCGTGGAACGAACTTCTACTGCCCGCCATTGTTCTTGGTTTGGTGTCGCTGGCCTACGTTATTCGACTCACCCGTACCTCCATCGCCGAGAACATGAACGCCGATTATGTGCGCACCGCAACGGCTAAAGGCCTGAGTCGGCGCCGCGTAGTTGTCGTGCATATTTTGCGCAACTCACTGATCCCCGTGATCACCTTCCTCGGCGCCGACCTGGGTGCCCTGATGGGTGGCGCTATTGTCACCGAGGGAATTTTCAACGTTCCCGGCGTGGGCAACCTGCTGTACAAGGCTATTTTGAAGGGCGAGAGTGCAACCGTTGTTGCCGTCGTCAGCATCTTGGTCATTGTGTTCGTGGTAGCCAACCTCGTCGTTGACTTGTTGTACGCGTGGCTCGACCCAAGGATTCGTTATGTCTGA
- a CDS encoding ABC transporter permease encodes MSENLTPKNDLTKPATPAARQGKVSTRVIEHYVAPLEETPLAAVDKVDVTAAPLSLWADAWKNLRKQPLFIISALLIVLVVVVAVFPQLFSSVAPTSCTLDNSGEGARSGHPLGFTLQGCDVYARMIYGTRASLMVGIFTTIGVVVIGGIMGALAGYYGGWLDAILARLGDIFFALPLILGAIIIMQLPAFRDNRSVWTVIVTLIAFGWPQIARITRGAVIENRNADYVTASKALGLSSFRALVKHVIPNSMAPVIVVASISLGTFIVAEATLSFLGLGLPQSVMSWGNDISAAQPQVRNNPAVLLWPAVALSITVLSFIMLGDALRDALDPKARKR; translated from the coding sequence ATGTCTGAGAACCTCACACCCAAAAATGACCTGACCAAGCCGGCGACCCCGGCTGCCCGTCAGGGAAAAGTCTCCACGCGTGTTATCGAGCACTATGTGGCACCCCTGGAAGAAACACCGCTGGCTGCGGTCGACAAGGTCGATGTAACAGCCGCACCGTTGAGCCTTTGGGCTGATGCTTGGAAGAACCTGCGCAAGCAGCCGTTGTTCATCATCTCGGCTCTCTTGATTGTCCTTGTTGTTGTTGTGGCAGTCTTCCCCCAGCTGTTCTCCAGCGTTGCGCCCACCAGCTGCACTCTCGACAACTCAGGCGAGGGAGCACGTTCCGGTCACCCGCTGGGCTTCACGCTGCAGGGCTGTGACGTTTACGCACGCATGATCTACGGAACTCGCGCATCCTTGATGGTGGGTATCTTCACCACCATTGGCGTTGTTGTCATCGGTGGCATCATGGGTGCACTCGCTGGATACTACGGTGGCTGGCTCGATGCGATCCTGGCCCGCTTGGGCGATATCTTCTTCGCTCTGCCGCTGATCCTCGGTGCCATCATCATCATGCAGCTGCCGGCATTCCGCGACAACCGCAGCGTTTGGACGGTTATCGTGACACTCATTGCCTTTGGCTGGCCGCAGATCGCCCGCATCACCCGTGGTGCCGTGATTGAAAACCGCAACGCCGACTACGTCACGGCCTCCAAGGCATTGGGCTTGTCCTCGTTCCGCGCTTTGGTAAAGCACGTCATTCCCAACTCCATGGCTCCGGTTATTGTTGTTGCGAGCATTTCCTTGGGTACGTTCATCGTGGCCGAGGCGACCTTGTCCTTCCTGGGCTTGGGCCTGCCTCAGTCCGTTATGTCCTGGGGCAATGACATCTCTGCAGCTCAGCCGCAGGTTCGCAACAACCCGGCCGTATTGCTCTGGCCCGCTGTGGCGCTGTCCATCACCGTCTTGAGCTTCATCATGCTCGGTGATGCACTCCGTGATGCGCTGGATCCCAAAGCAAGGAAGCGGTAA
- a CDS encoding ABC transporter ATP-binding protein, which yields MSFNERNTSMNAAARDANVPLLEIRDLAITFDTANGPVNAVRNAHLTIMPGETVAIVGESGSGKSTTALSAIGLLPSNGRVSGGQIIFDGEDITHAGEKRIIELRGNSIGMVPQDPMSNLNPVWKIGFQVQETLKANGLAGSNSKERVAEVLAEAGLPDAAARAKQYPHEFSGGMRQRALIAIGLACRPRLLIADEPTSALDVTVQRQILDHLDTMTTELGTAVLLITHDLGLAAERAEKVVVMYKGQVVESGPALEILRNPQHPYTQRLVNSAPSLASRRLQSAKSKEAATVVTEPAQVLVPKPVAADAGDNILEIKNLTKVFKIRGALGKANAFKAVDNVSLNVPRGTTTAVVGESGSGKSTVAQMALSLLAPTEGNITFDGVDVTTLKGRALFDFRRRVQPIFQDPYGSLDPMFNIFRTIEEPLKIHKIGDAKSREKKVRELLDQVSMPAATMHRYPNELSGGQRQRIAIARALALNPDLIICDEAVSALDVLVQAQVLNLLAELQEDLGLTYLFITHDLAVVRQIADTVCVMQKGRVVESGTTDEIFANPTQAYTQDLLNAIPGATLLA from the coding sequence ATGTCATTTAATGAAAGAAACACCTCCATGAATGCCGCCGCAAGGGATGCCAATGTTCCGTTGTTGGAAATCCGAGATCTGGCAATCACCTTTGACACCGCCAACGGGCCGGTCAACGCGGTGCGCAATGCGCACCTGACCATCATGCCCGGTGAAACGGTTGCCATTGTGGGCGAATCCGGTTCCGGTAAATCCACCACCGCACTGTCAGCGATTGGCCTGCTTCCGTCCAACGGACGGGTCAGCGGCGGACAGATCATTTTCGACGGCGAGGACATCACCCACGCCGGCGAAAAGCGCATCATTGAGTTGCGCGGCAACTCAATCGGCATGGTTCCACAGGACCCCATGTCCAACCTGAACCCGGTCTGGAAGATCGGTTTCCAGGTCCAGGAAACACTCAAGGCAAATGGCCTGGCCGGTTCGAACTCCAAGGAGCGCGTTGCGGAGGTGCTGGCGGAAGCAGGTTTGCCCGATGCGGCAGCCCGTGCCAAGCAGTACCCCCACGAGTTCTCCGGCGGTATGCGCCAGCGTGCGTTGATCGCCATTGGTTTGGCATGCCGTCCCCGCCTGCTGATTGCCGATGAGCCCACGTCTGCACTGGATGTCACCGTCCAGCGCCAGATTCTGGACCACTTGGACACCATGACGACCGAGCTGGGCACCGCGGTGCTGCTCATTACGCACGATCTTGGCCTCGCAGCCGAGCGTGCCGAAAAGGTTGTTGTTATGTACAAGGGGCAGGTGGTTGAATCGGGTCCCGCACTGGAGATCCTGCGCAACCCCCAGCACCCGTACACGCAGCGTCTTGTAAACTCGGCGCCGTCGTTGGCTTCTCGTCGCTTGCAGTCCGCCAAGTCCAAGGAGGCGGCAACGGTTGTCACTGAACCGGCACAGGTTTTGGTGCCGAAACCTGTGGCAGCCGACGCTGGCGATAACATCTTGGAAATCAAGAACCTGACAAAGGTCTTCAAGATCCGCGGAGCATTGGGCAAAGCCAATGCCTTCAAGGCAGTGGATAACGTGTCCTTGAACGTTCCCCGCGGCACCACAACCGCGGTTGTGGGCGAGTCCGGTTCCGGCAAGTCCACGGTGGCGCAGATGGCGTTGAGCCTGTTGGCGCCAACCGAAGGCAACATCACGTTCGACGGCGTGGACGTCACCACCCTCAAGGGCCGTGCACTGTTCGATTTCCGCCGCCGCGTGCAGCCGATCTTCCAGGATCCCTATGGTTCCCTGGATCCGATGTTCAACATCTTCCGCACCATTGAAGAGCCGTTGAAGATCCACAAGATTGGTGATGCCAAATCCCGCGAGAAGAAGGTGCGCGAGTTGTTGGACCAGGTTTCCATGCCTGCAGCCACCATGCATCGCTACCCGAACGAGCTCTCCGGTGGCCAGCGTCAGCGCATCGCCATTGCGCGGGCACTGGCACTGAACCCGGACCTGATCATTTGTGATGAGGCCGTCTCGGCTCTGGACGTCCTGGTTCAGGCTCAGGTTCTGAACCTGCTGGCTGAACTTCAGGAAGACCTGGGCCTGACGTACTTGTTCATCACGCATGACCTGGCCGTGGTTCGCCAAATTGCGGACACCGTGTGCGTCATGCAGAAGGGCCGTGTTGTCGAGTCGGGCACCACCGATGAGATTTTCGCGAACCCCACGCAGGCCTACACCCAGGACCTGCTCAACGCCATCCCGGGCGCCACGCTCCTGGCCTAA